From one Lycium ferocissimum isolate CSIRO_LF1 chromosome 7, AGI_CSIRO_Lferr_CH_V1, whole genome shotgun sequence genomic stretch:
- the LOC132065240 gene encoding uncharacterized protein LOC132065240, with protein sequence MRSKFLVGRFHITFLPRKPHLNYINTLFTYILPTIIIMSSLLHSFQSKEALPMSQPAEETGGEGLGVRKRLSALSLRMNMRTRSACQQPILSFYSTSTNSSSSWAFRRSKSLSSLSAGVGEYAGSSIRKWWEWGVGWIMSKKPTFADDLEMNEEEKAVLGCHSKGSWRHVFYKVRSELRRLVRSGNNVGLPQTFRYDSFNYSKNFDDSKPNLFSNN encoded by the coding sequence ATGCGCTCTAAGTTTTTAGTTGGGAGGTTTCATATCACATTTCTTCCCCGAAAGCCACATCTGAACTACATCAATACCCTCTTTACCTACATTCTCCCAACCATCATCATAATGAGCTCTCTTCTTCATAGTTTTCAGAGCAAGGAAGCTCTGCCAATGTCGCAACCTGCCGAAGAAACCGGAGGAGAAGGACTTGGTGTCCGCAAAAGGCTGTCTGCTCTCTCCTTAAGGATGAACATGCGCACGAGGTCTGCTTGCCAACAACCCATCCTCTCATTCTACTCCACCTCCACCAACTCCTCCTCTTCATGGGCATTTCGCCGATCCAAATCCTTGTCGTCTTTATCGGCCGGAGTGGGAGAATACGCTGGCAGTTCCATTAGGAAATGGTGGGAGTGGGGAGTGGGCTGGATTATGTCCAAGAAGCCAACGTTTGCCGATGATCTGGAAATGAACGAAGAGGAGAAAGCCGTATTGGGATGTCACAGCAAGGGCAGCTGGAGGCACGTCTTTTACAAAGTAAGGTCGGAGCTGCGAAGGCTGGTCCGATCCGGCAACAACGTGGGTCTACCTCAAACCTTCCGTTATGACTCCTTCAACTACTCCAAGAACTTCGATGACAGCAAGCCTAACTTGTTCAGCAACAACTGA
- the LOC132065239 gene encoding damage-control phosphatase At2g17340-like isoform X2, with protein MKIKVLDRYTEILEDFKKDPQSHGGPPDGILLCRLREQVLRQLGFRDIFKKVKDEENAKAISLFEDVVHLNDAIEDEAKRVENLVKGIFAGNLFDLGSAQLAELFSRDGMSFLASCQNLVPRPWVIDDLDTFITKWSRKSWKKAVIFVDNSGADIILGILPFTRELLRHGTKVILAANDLPSINDVTYPELVEIISKLKDEHGKLVGVDTSNLLVANSGNDLPVIDLMGISQELAYLASDADLVILEGMGRGIETNLYAQFRCDSLKIGMVKHPEVVEFLGGRLYDCVFKYTEILE; from the exons ATGAAAATTAAGGTTTTGGATAGGTACACTGAAATACTTGAGGACTTCAAGAAAGATCCTCAAAGTCATGGAGGGCCCCCTGATGGCATT CTTCTTTGTCGCCTTAGGGAGCAAGTGCTTAGGCAACTGGGATTCAGAGATATATTTAAAAAGGTTAAG GACGAAGAGAATGCAAAGGCTATATCCTTATTTGAGGATGTAGTACATCTAAATGATGCTATTGAGGACGAAGCTAAGCGTGTGGAGAACTTGGTCAAAGGGATTTTTGCAGGAAACCTATTTGATCTTGGCTCGGCACAG CTTGCGGAGCTGTTTTCAAGGGATGGTATGTCTTTTCTAGCTAGTTGCCAAAACCTCGTTCCTCGACCTTGGGTTATTGATGACTTGGATACTTTCATAACAAAATGGAGCAGAAAATCATGGAAAAAG GCTGTAATTTTTGTGGATAATTCCGGTGCAGATATTATTCTGGGCATTCTTCCATTTACGAGAGAATTACTTCGTCATGGGACAAAG GTTATTTTGGCAGCTAATGACTTACCTTCTATTAATGATGTTACTTACCCTGAGTTGGTGGAGATAATATCCAAG TTGAAAGATGAGCACGGGAAGCTTGTGGGTGTTGACACATCCAACCTTTTAGTTGCAAATTCTGGAAATGATTTGCCG GTTATTGATCTTATGGGAATATCACAAGAGCTTGCATACTTGGCTAGTGATGCTGACCTTGTCATTCTGGAAGGCATG GGCCGTGGTATAGAGACAAACCTATATGCTCAATTCAGATGTGACTCCCTGAAGATTGGAATG GTGAAGCACCCAGAGGTTGTTGAGTTTCTTGGAGGAAGGCTTTATGATTGCGTGTTCAAATATACTGAAATCTTGGAATAG
- the LOC132065239 gene encoding damage-control phosphatase At2g17340-like isoform X1: MKIKVLDRYTEILEDFKKDPQSHGGPPDGILLCRLREQVLRQLGFRDIFKKVKDEENAKAISLFEDVVHLNDAIEDEAKRVENLVKGIFAGNLFDLGSAQLAELFSRDGMSFLASCQNLVPRPWVIDDLDTFITKWSRKSWKKAVIFVDNSGADIILGILPFTRELLRHGTKVILAANDLPSINDVTYPELVEIISKLKDEHGKLVGVDTSNLLVANSGNDLPVIDLMGISQELAYLASDADLVILEGMGRGIETNLYAQFRCDSLKIGMVMPYLPDAQAKPTHPAQTSSPSGFYRELRKDKKQRKTSLFKGPYHYNWGEGGGGVWKYFT, translated from the exons ATGAAAATTAAGGTTTTGGATAGGTACACTGAAATACTTGAGGACTTCAAGAAAGATCCTCAAAGTCATGGAGGGCCCCCTGATGGCATT CTTCTTTGTCGCCTTAGGGAGCAAGTGCTTAGGCAACTGGGATTCAGAGATATATTTAAAAAGGTTAAG GACGAAGAGAATGCAAAGGCTATATCCTTATTTGAGGATGTAGTACATCTAAATGATGCTATTGAGGACGAAGCTAAGCGTGTGGAGAACTTGGTCAAAGGGATTTTTGCAGGAAACCTATTTGATCTTGGCTCGGCACAG CTTGCGGAGCTGTTTTCAAGGGATGGTATGTCTTTTCTAGCTAGTTGCCAAAACCTCGTTCCTCGACCTTGGGTTATTGATGACTTGGATACTTTCATAACAAAATGGAGCAGAAAATCATGGAAAAAG GCTGTAATTTTTGTGGATAATTCCGGTGCAGATATTATTCTGGGCATTCTTCCATTTACGAGAGAATTACTTCGTCATGGGACAAAG GTTATTTTGGCAGCTAATGACTTACCTTCTATTAATGATGTTACTTACCCTGAGTTGGTGGAGATAATATCCAAG TTGAAAGATGAGCACGGGAAGCTTGTGGGTGTTGACACATCCAACCTTTTAGTTGCAAATTCTGGAAATGATTTGCCG GTTATTGATCTTATGGGAATATCACAAGAGCTTGCATACTTGGCTAGTGATGCTGACCTTGTCATTCTGGAAGGCATG GGCCGTGGTATAGAGACAAACCTATATGCTCAATTCAGATGTGACTCCCTGAAGATTGGAATGGTAATGCCTTATTTACCAGATGCGCAAGCCAAACCCACCCACCCTGCCCAGACCTCTTCGCCTTCTGGTTTCTACAGGGAACTAAGAAAGGACAAAAAGCAGAGAAAAACTTCCCTTTTTAAGGGGCCTTATCACTATaattggggggaggggggggggggtgtgtggAAATATTTCACCTGA